A genomic window from Nocardioides sp. BP30 includes:
- a CDS encoding ABC transporter ATP-binding protein: protein MGVDIKIDGLTKSFGKQLIWGDVTLTVPAGEICVMLGPSGTGKSVLLKTLIGLLKPDRGSVVIEGVDICSCSEKDLYEIRKLFGVLFQDGAMFGSMNLYDNVAFPLREHTKKSEADIRRIVMEKMDLVGLIGAETKLPGEISGGMRKRAGLARALVLDPEIVLFDEPDSGLDPVRTAFLNQLIVDLNAQIDATFLIVTHDINTARTVPDNIGLLYHKHLAMFGPREMLLSSEEPVVRQFLNAQRVGPIGMSEEKDADQLAAEKDMDLPPLPPIALQLEPSNGIPRRSQRPPGEWCRANGVTPPPGSFLADSVLAGGASA, encoded by the coding sequence ATGGGTGTCGACATCAAGATCGACGGTCTGACCAAGAGCTTCGGCAAGCAGTTGATCTGGGGAGACGTCACGCTCACCGTGCCGGCCGGCGAAATCTGCGTCATGCTGGGACCGTCCGGGACCGGGAAGTCGGTCCTCCTCAAGACGCTCATCGGCCTGCTCAAGCCCGACCGTGGGTCCGTCGTGATCGAGGGCGTCGACATCTGCTCGTGCTCGGAGAAGGACCTCTACGAGATCCGCAAGCTGTTCGGGGTGCTCTTCCAGGACGGCGCGATGTTCGGCTCGATGAACCTCTACGACAACGTCGCCTTCCCGCTGCGTGAGCACACCAAGAAGTCCGAGGCCGACATCCGCAGGATCGTCATGGAGAAGATGGACCTGGTCGGTCTCATCGGCGCCGAGACGAAGCTCCCCGGGGAGATCTCCGGCGGCATGCGCAAGCGGGCCGGCCTCGCCCGGGCCCTGGTCCTCGACCCGGAGATCGTGCTCTTCGACGAGCCCGACTCCGGTCTGGACCCGGTCCGCACCGCGTTCCTCAACCAGCTCATCGTCGACCTCAACGCCCAGATCGACGCGACCTTCCTCATCGTCACCCACGACATCAACACCGCGCGGACGGTGCCGGACAACATCGGGCTGCTCTACCACAAGCACCTGGCGATGTTCGGGCCGCGCGAGATGCTGCTGTCCTCCGAGGAGCCGGTGGTGCGCCAGTTCCTCAACGCTCAACGGGTCGGCCCCATCGGCATGTCCGAGGAGAAGGACGCCGACCAGCTCGCCGCGGAGAAGGACATGGACCTGCCTCCGCTGCCGCCGATCGCGCTCCAGCTGGAGCCCTCCAACGGCATCCCGCGACGCAGCCAGCGCCCGCCGGGGGAGTGGTGCCGCGCCAACGGCGTGACGCCGCCTCCGGGCTCGTTCCTGGCTGACTCGGTCCTGGCCGGGGGTGCCAGCGCCTGA
- a CDS encoding MCE family protein, which translates to MASVLGRQKYRALGIAFLALILVALYLVYAVFTQKFTHFDKVTLQTDTIGLELPQRADVKIRGVLVGQVLDFKATAAGAEVTLGINPKDIDTIPANVTGAILPKTLFGEKYVALDVPTQAANQHLRSGAVITRTAVATEVEKVLSDVYPLLQTIQPAQLNTTLNALATALDGRGEQLGETLTTLDGYLKKINPQLPLLITDLEQTAQVAGTYNDVLPQVADILRNTITTTTTLENRSTQVHELLTNVTSFSNTANAFLAANGDNLIQLGKVSEPVVGTLARYAPEFPCLLGGMDNLSKRVSSAFRNYTLHIDLITLPRQPRGYTAKDAPTFNEDRGPACGHLPSPPWSPSKPLKLVPNLADGVNTPTGKGTDRSAVGFGSSASTASTGGSALGYAGSPAETKVLDSLIAPALGTTAADVPDLGGLLVGPMARGATVSLQ; encoded by the coding sequence ATGGCGAGTGTGCTCGGCCGGCAGAAGTACCGGGCCCTCGGGATCGCGTTCCTGGCGCTGATCCTGGTCGCCCTGTACCTGGTCTACGCCGTCTTCACCCAGAAGTTCACCCACTTCGACAAGGTCACCCTGCAGACCGACACCATCGGCCTGGAGCTGCCGCAGCGAGCCGACGTGAAGATCCGCGGCGTGCTGGTCGGTCAGGTGCTCGACTTCAAGGCCACGGCCGCGGGCGCGGAGGTGACGCTGGGGATCAACCCGAAGGACATCGACACCATCCCGGCCAACGTCACCGGCGCGATCCTGCCCAAGACGCTCTTCGGGGAGAAGTACGTCGCCCTCGACGTGCCGACCCAGGCCGCCAACCAGCACCTGCGCAGCGGCGCGGTGATCACCCGCACCGCCGTCGCGACCGAGGTGGAGAAGGTGCTCAGCGACGTCTACCCGCTGCTGCAGACGATCCAGCCGGCCCAGCTCAACACCACCCTCAACGCGCTGGCGACCGCACTCGACGGCCGCGGTGAGCAGCTCGGCGAGACCCTGACCACGCTCGACGGCTACCTGAAGAAGATCAACCCGCAGCTGCCGCTGCTGATCACCGACCTCGAGCAGACAGCGCAGGTCGCCGGCACCTACAACGACGTCCTGCCGCAGGTCGCCGACATCCTGCGCAACACCATCACCACCACGACGACGCTGGAGAACCGCTCCACCCAGGTGCACGAGCTGCTCACCAACGTGACCTCCTTCTCCAACACCGCCAACGCGTTCCTGGCGGCCAACGGCGACAACCTGATCCAGCTCGGCAAGGTCAGCGAGCCGGTCGTGGGGACCCTCGCGCGCTACGCGCCGGAGTTCCCCTGCCTGCTCGGCGGGATGGACAACCTCAGCAAGCGCGTCTCCAGCGCGTTCCGCAACTACACACTGCACATCGACCTGATCACGCTGCCGCGCCAGCCGCGCGGTTACACGGCGAAGGACGCGCCGACGTTCAACGAGGACCGCGGCCCGGCCTGCGGCCACCTGCCGAGCCCGCCGTGGAGCCCCAGCAAGCCGCTCAAGCTCGTCCCGAACCTCGCCGACGGCGTGAACACCCCGACCGGCAAGGGCACCGACCGCTCCGCGGTCGGGTTCGGCAGCAGCGCCTCGACGGCGTCGACCGGTGGCAGCGCCCTCGGGTACGCCGGAAGCCCCGCCGAGACCAAGGTCCTCGACTCGCTGATCGCGCCCGCGCTGGGCACGACGGCCGCCGACGTACCGGACCTGGGCGGTCTGCTCGTCGGACCGATGGCCAGGGGAGCGACGGTGAGCCTGCAGTGA
- a CDS encoding MCE family protein, with amino-acid sequence MKLFDKRTTGDLVKLLVFVAVTTLCTGLLVLIIGNVSFGGSKQYKAEFSDATGVNKGDDVRIAGVRVGTVKNVQIVHRTHALISFTVADGTSLDKATHATIKYRNLVGQRYLALSDEIGDGGLLRPGATIPTSQTTPALDLTVLFNGFKPLFEALSPNDINALSYEIVQVFQGEGGTLDDLLAHTASLTQTLADRDQVIDSLIDNLNDVLVHVGSRDTQLSQLIETYKTFVHGLDQDKQPILDSLDHISALSEQTSDLVSGIRSPFVEDIKQLRTFAGQLASQRQGLDADLQIEPQKLNKIGATATYGSWFNFFLCGLNGSVTLPGKVKIPVGLNVTAARCNLG; translated from the coding sequence GTGAAGCTCTTCGACAAGCGCACCACCGGTGACCTGGTCAAGCTGTTGGTCTTCGTGGCCGTCACCACCCTGTGCACCGGCCTGCTGGTGCTGATCATCGGCAACGTCTCCTTCGGCGGCTCGAAGCAGTACAAGGCCGAGTTCTCCGACGCCACCGGGGTCAACAAGGGCGACGACGTCCGGATCGCCGGCGTCCGGGTCGGCACCGTGAAGAACGTGCAGATCGTGCACCGCACCCACGCGTTGATCTCGTTCACGGTGGCCGACGGGACCTCGCTGGACAAGGCGACCCATGCCACGATCAAGTACCGCAACCTGGTCGGGCAGCGCTACCTGGCGCTCAGCGACGAGATCGGCGACGGGGGCCTGCTCAGGCCCGGCGCCACCATCCCTACCTCGCAGACCACGCCGGCCTTGGACCTGACGGTGCTGTTCAACGGCTTCAAGCCGCTCTTCGAAGCGCTCTCGCCCAACGACATCAACGCGCTCTCCTACGAGATCGTGCAGGTGTTCCAGGGTGAGGGCGGCACCCTGGACGACCTGCTGGCGCACACCGCGTCGCTCACCCAGACGCTCGCGGACCGGGACCAGGTGATCGACTCGCTGATCGACAACCTCAACGACGTCCTCGTGCACGTCGGCAGCCGCGACACGCAGCTGTCGCAGCTGATCGAGACCTACAAGACCTTCGTGCACGGCCTGGACCAGGACAAGCAGCCGATCCTGGACTCGCTGGACCACATCTCCGCACTCTCCGAGCAGACCTCCGACCTGGTCTCGGGGATCCGCTCCCCGTTCGTGGAGGACATCAAGCAGTTGCGCACCTTCGCCGGCCAGCTCGCCAGCCAGCGACAGGGCCTCGACGCCGACCTGCAGATCGAGCCGCAGAAGCTCAACAAGATCGGCGCCACCGCCACCTACGGCTCGTGGTTCAACTTCTTCCTCTGCGGCCTCAACGGCAGCGTCACGCTGCCCGGCAAGGTGAAGATCCCGGTCGGCCTCAACGTCACGGCAGCGAGGTGCAACCTAGGATGA
- a CDS encoding MlaE family ABC transporter permease: MSSVTAAKVLAPVGTAGKLFAFGLDVSRGLFRRPFQLREFIQQAWFIASVTIVPTALVAIPFGAVIALQVGGLITQFGAQSFTGSASVLAVVREAGPIATALLVAGAGGSAIAADLGARKIREELDAMMVLGIDPIQRLVVPRVLACMLVSVFLNGLVSVVGVIGGYVFNVILQHGTPGAYLASFTALAQMSDVWQGLLKALIFGLIAAIVASYKGMNAGGGPKGVGDAVNESVVITFLLLFIVNFVMTAIYFQLIPAKTG, from the coding sequence ATGTCGTCGGTAACCGCCGCCAAGGTGTTGGCGCCGGTCGGTACCGCGGGAAAGCTGTTCGCCTTCGGGCTGGACGTCTCCCGAGGTCTGTTCCGGCGGCCCTTCCAACTGCGCGAGTTCATCCAGCAGGCCTGGTTCATCGCGTCGGTGACGATCGTCCCGACCGCGCTCGTCGCCATCCCCTTCGGCGCCGTGATCGCCCTCCAGGTCGGGGGTCTGATCACCCAGTTCGGTGCGCAGTCGTTCACCGGCTCCGCATCGGTGCTGGCCGTCGTCCGCGAGGCAGGTCCGATCGCCACCGCGCTGCTCGTCGCCGGAGCCGGTGGCTCCGCGATCGCAGCCGACCTCGGCGCGCGCAAGATCCGCGAGGAGCTCGACGCCATGATGGTGCTGGGCATCGACCCGATCCAGCGCCTCGTCGTACCGCGCGTGCTCGCCTGCATGCTCGTCTCGGTCTTCCTCAACGGCCTGGTCAGCGTCGTGGGCGTCATCGGCGGCTACGTGTTCAACGTGATCCTGCAGCACGGCACGCCCGGTGCCTACCTGGCCAGCTTCACCGCCCTCGCGCAGATGTCGGACGTGTGGCAGGGCCTGCTGAAGGCGCTGATCTTCGGCCTCATCGCCGCCATCGTCGCCTCCTACAAGGGCATGAACGCCGGCGGCGGTCCCAAGGGCGTCGGCGACGCGGTCAACGAGTCGGTGGTCATCACCTTCCTGCTGCTGTTCATCGTCAACTTCGTGATGACGGCGATCTACTTCCAGCTCATCCCGGCGAAGACAGGCTGA
- a CDS encoding MlaE family ABC transporter permease, with translation MPGIKAVYEGPLKTLDQLGQQLSFYLRALAWTPRAVRRYFKEILRILAEVTLGSGSLAVIGGTVGVITAMTFFTGTEVGLQGYAALNQLGTAAFSGFVSAYFNTREIAPLVAGIALAATVGCGFTAQLGAMRISEEVDALEVMAIPSLPYLVTTRIVGGLIAIVPLYVLGLLSSYFATRLTVTLSYGQSTGTYDHYFNEFLPPADVLWSFGKVLIFAIVVILIHCYYGYNASGGPAGVGTAVGKAVRTSIVAVSVIDLFLSMAIWGASTSVRLAG, from the coding sequence ATGCCAGGCATCAAGGCCGTCTACGAGGGGCCCCTCAAGACCCTGGACCAGCTGGGCCAGCAGCTGTCCTTCTACCTGCGCGCGCTGGCGTGGACGCCGCGCGCGGTGCGGCGTTACTTCAAGGAGATCCTGCGGATCCTCGCCGAGGTCACCCTCGGCTCGGGCTCGCTCGCCGTCATCGGCGGCACGGTGGGCGTGATCACCGCGATGACGTTCTTCACCGGCACCGAGGTCGGCCTGCAGGGGTACGCCGCGCTCAACCAGCTCGGGACCGCCGCCTTCTCCGGCTTCGTCTCGGCCTACTTCAACACCCGCGAGATCGCCCCGCTGGTCGCCGGCATCGCGCTGGCGGCGACGGTCGGCTGCGGTTTCACCGCCCAGCTCGGCGCGATGCGGATCTCGGAGGAGGTCGACGCGCTCGAGGTGATGGCGATCCCGTCCCTGCCCTACCTCGTCACGACCCGGATCGTCGGCGGCCTGATCGCGATCGTGCCGCTCTATGTGCTCGGCCTGCTGTCCTCCTACTTCGCGACGCGCTTGACGGTGACCCTCTCCTACGGCCAGTCCACCGGCACCTACGACCACTACTTCAACGAGTTCCTGCCTCCCGCCGACGTGCTGTGGTCCTTCGGCAAGGTGCTGATCTTCGCGATCGTGGTGATCCTGATCCACTGCTACTACGGCTACAACGCCTCGGGCGGCCCGGCGGGCGTGGGCACCGCCGTCGGCAAGGCCGTGCGCACCAGCATCGTCGCCGTCAGCGTCATCGACCTGTTCCTGTCGATGGCGATCTGGGGCGCCTCCACATCGGTCAGGCTGGCGGGCTGA
- the rplA gene encoding 50S ribosomal protein L1 — protein sequence MQRSKTYRAAADTFDKNELFAPLAAIKIAKTSSKKKFDETVDVVMRLGVDPRKADQMVRGTVNLPHGTGKTARVLVFANADKAEAAREAGADFVGGDELIEKVAGGWLDFDAVVATPDMMGKVGRLGRVLGPRSLMPNPKTGTVTPDVAKAVSDIKGGKIEFRVDRHANLHFIIGKASFDEVQLAENYAAALDEVLRLKPASSKGRYIKKVTVSTTMGPGVQVDPNRTRNVAAEDEA from the coding sequence ATGCAGCGCAGCAAGACCTACCGCGCGGCCGCGGACACGTTCGACAAGAACGAGCTGTTCGCCCCGCTCGCGGCGATCAAGATCGCCAAGACCTCCTCGAAGAAGAAGTTCGACGAGACGGTCGACGTCGTCATGCGACTCGGCGTCGACCCGCGCAAGGCCGACCAGATGGTGCGCGGCACCGTCAACCTCCCGCACGGCACCGGCAAGACCGCCCGCGTCCTCGTGTTCGCGAACGCGGACAAGGCCGAGGCCGCCCGTGAGGCCGGCGCCGACTTCGTCGGTGGCGACGAGCTCATCGAGAAGGTCGCCGGCGGCTGGCTCGACTTCGACGCCGTCGTCGCGACCCCGGACATGATGGGCAAGGTCGGTCGCCTCGGCCGCGTGCTCGGTCCGCGCTCGCTGATGCCGAACCCGAAGACCGGCACCGTGACCCCCGATGTCGCGAAGGCCGTCTCGGACATCAAGGGCGGCAAGATCGAGTTCCGCGTGGACCGTCACGCCAACCTCCACTTCATCATCGGCAAGGCCTCCTTCGACGAGGTCCAGCTCGCTGAGAACTACGCCGCCGCCCTCGACGAGGTGCTGCGTCTGAAGCCGGCCAGCTCCAAGGGCCGCTACATCAAGAAGGTCACCGTCTCCACGACCATGGGCCCCGGTGTCCAGGTCGACCCCAACCGCACCCGGAACGTCGCGGCTGAGGACGAGGCCTGA
- the rplL gene encoding 50S ribosomal protein L7/L12 — protein sequence MAKLSTAELLDAFKELTLIELSEFVKEFEETFGVTAAAPVAVAAAPAAGGAAGGADEAAAQDEFDVILEAAGDKKINVIKEVRALTNLGLKEAKDLVEGAPKPVLEKVNKETADKAKESLEGAGATVTLK from the coding sequence ATGGCGAAGCTTTCCACCGCCGAGCTGCTCGACGCGTTCAAGGAGCTCACCCTCATCGAGCTGTCCGAGTTCGTCAAGGAGTTCGAGGAGACCTTCGGCGTCACCGCCGCCGCTCCCGTCGCCGTTGCTGCCGCTCCGGCCGCCGGTGGCGCCGCTGGCGGTGCCGACGAGGCCGCCGCCCAGGACGAGTTCGACGTCATCCTCGAGGCCGCTGGTGACAAGAAGATCAACGTCATCAAGGAGGTGCGCGCTCTGACGAACCTCGGTCTGAAGGAGGCCAAGGACCTCGTCGAGGGCGCCCCGAAGCCGGTCCTGGAGAAGGTCAACAAGGAGACGGCTGACAAGGCCAAGGAGTCCCTCGAGGGCGCCGGCGCCACCGTCACCCTCAAGTGA
- a CDS encoding MCE family protein: MSIAVLALIVLAAFKADSLPLIGGGTTYSADFSEAGGLKAGDAVRIAGVRVGKVSKVGLADGHVKVDFKVKTDSAFGTRTGAAIKVQTLLGQMFLDLQPAGSGQLAKGAEIPVARTTSPYDVVKAFSGLADTAGKIDTDQLASALTTLSDLTRTTPKSFQAALTGVAALSKNIAAKDERINTLLQNLDKVTGVLDQRDQDIVDLMKDSASLFTALEAKKQAIHTLLTSTTTLSQQLSKLIDQSSADLKPTLASLQTVIDVFTKNDDNLDSTLRLMAPFYRDFSQVLGNGPWFDSYIQNLPPVPSLGG, encoded by the coding sequence GTGAGCATCGCCGTGCTGGCCCTGATCGTTCTGGCCGCCTTCAAGGCCGACAGCCTGCCGCTGATCGGTGGCGGCACCACCTACTCGGCCGACTTCTCCGAGGCCGGCGGACTCAAGGCCGGCGACGCCGTGCGCATCGCCGGTGTCCGGGTCGGCAAGGTCTCCAAGGTCGGGCTCGCCGACGGCCACGTGAAGGTCGACTTCAAGGTCAAGACCGACTCGGCCTTCGGCACCCGGACCGGTGCAGCGATCAAGGTGCAGACGCTGCTGGGCCAGATGTTCCTGGACCTGCAGCCCGCGGGGTCGGGCCAGCTGGCCAAGGGTGCCGAGATCCCTGTCGCCCGGACGACCTCGCCGTACGACGTCGTCAAGGCGTTCTCCGGCCTGGCCGACACGGCGGGCAAGATCGACACCGACCAGCTCGCCTCGGCGCTGACCACCCTCTCGGACCTGACCCGGACGACGCCCAAGTCGTTCCAGGCCGCGTTGACCGGGGTGGCCGCGCTGTCGAAGAACATCGCCGCCAAGGACGAGCGGATCAACACCCTGCTGCAGAACCTCGACAAGGTCACCGGCGTGCTGGACCAGCGCGACCAGGACATCGTCGACCTGATGAAGGACTCCGCCTCGCTGTTCACCGCCCTGGAGGCCAAGAAGCAGGCCATCCACACGCTGCTGACCTCCACCACGACGCTGTCCCAGCAGCTGTCGAAGCTGATCGACCAGAGCAGCGCCGACCTCAAGCCGACGCTCGCCAGCCTGCAGACGGTGATCGACGTCTTCACCAAGAACGACGACAACCTCGACTCCACGCTGCGGCTGATGGCGCCGTTCTACCGGGACTTCTCGCAGGTGCTCGGCAACGGTCCGTGGTTCGACAGCTACATCCAGAACCTGCCCCCCGTCCCGTCGTTGGGAGGCTGA
- a CDS encoding MCE family protein encodes MSRLLKTLVVLLVGCVALSGCSFSVYDLPLPGGASTGKDPMTLHVQFRDVLDLVPDSTVKLNDVTVGKVEKIQLTRGIADVTLKVRKDTKLPDNATAEIQQTSLLGEKFVALQSPSEPSGTLMKSGDTIPLARSGDNPEVEQVLGALSLILNGGGVAQLHTISTELNKALSGHEDAARSVLTQVDVFAKNLDEHKQAITDALDAVAKLSASAKAQEKTIDSTLQELPGALSSLDSQRQDLVTMLQALSKLGDTGVRVINASKQGTIDIVRNLQPVLTSLAKSGDHFVNAFNTLLTYPFVDAAVGGTPQAARNLHMGDFVNLNITLNLDFSDILSGGLNNLVPSDIAPGHVVGEVVKCLTSGSLTSQACINVLASVKALTQLKSECLKTANSGTAVCKVLNMIPGLPNLSTILPSQLAGLLGGILGQGSSGSGSATQPSSGSSGLLGLGTLGLRQQAGSAADPAAQGAERASLQLQTGPKGPTYGELAALYDPDLVSLLVPGLDTSTGTKGGAK; translated from the coding sequence ATGAGCCGACTCCTCAAGACCCTGGTCGTCCTCCTCGTCGGCTGCGTCGCGCTGTCGGGCTGCAGCTTCTCGGTCTACGACCTTCCCCTGCCCGGCGGTGCCTCCACCGGCAAGGATCCGATGACGCTGCACGTGCAGTTCCGCGACGTGCTCGACCTGGTGCCCGACTCCACGGTCAAGCTCAACGACGTCACCGTGGGCAAGGTGGAGAAGATCCAGCTGACCCGGGGCATCGCGGACGTCACGCTGAAGGTCCGCAAGGACACCAAGCTGCCGGACAACGCCACCGCGGAGATCCAGCAGACCAGCCTGCTGGGGGAGAAGTTCGTCGCCCTGCAGTCGCCCTCCGAGCCCAGCGGCACCCTGATGAAGAGCGGTGACACCATCCCGCTCGCCCGCTCCGGCGACAACCCGGAGGTGGAGCAGGTCCTCGGCGCGCTCAGCCTGATCCTCAACGGCGGCGGCGTGGCGCAGTTGCACACGATCTCCACCGAGCTCAACAAGGCGCTGTCCGGGCATGAGGACGCCGCCCGCTCCGTGCTGACCCAGGTCGATGTCTTCGCCAAGAACCTGGACGAGCACAAGCAGGCCATCACCGACGCGCTGGACGCGGTCGCCAAGCTCTCGGCCAGCGCGAAGGCGCAGGAGAAGACCATCGACTCCACGCTGCAGGAGCTGCCCGGTGCCTTGAGCAGCCTCGACTCACAGCGTCAGGACCTGGTCACGATGCTCCAGGCGCTGAGCAAGCTCGGCGACACAGGCGTCCGGGTGATCAACGCCTCCAAGCAGGGCACGATCGACATCGTCCGCAACCTGCAGCCGGTGCTGACATCGCTGGCCAAGTCGGGCGACCACTTCGTCAACGCGTTCAACACGCTGCTGACCTACCCCTTCGTCGACGCCGCTGTCGGCGGGACGCCTCAGGCGGCCCGCAACCTGCACATGGGTGACTTCGTCAACCTGAACATCACGCTCAACCTGGACTTCTCCGACATCCTCTCCGGCGGCCTGAACAACCTGGTGCCCAGCGACATCGCACCGGGTCACGTGGTCGGCGAGGTGGTCAAGTGCCTGACCTCGGGGAGCCTGACCAGCCAGGCCTGCATCAACGTGCTCGCCTCGGTCAAGGCGCTCACCCAGCTCAAGAGCGAGTGTCTCAAGACAGCGAACTCCGGCACCGCCGTGTGCAAGGTGCTCAACATGATCCCGGGGCTGCCGAACCTCTCCACCATCCTGCCCAGCCAGCTGGCCGGCCTCCTGGGCGGCATCCTCGGCCAGGGCAGCAGCGGCTCCGGTTCCGCCACCCAGCCGAGCTCGGGCTCCAGCGGCCTGCTCGGCCTGGGGACGTTGGGCCTGCGCCAGCAGGCGGGCTCGGCGGCCGACCCGGCCGCCCAGGGTGCCGAGCGCGCCTCGCTCCAGCTCCAGACCGGCCCGAAGGGCCCGACGTACGGCGAGCTTGCGGCGCTCTACGATCCGGACCTGGTGAGTCTGCTGGTTCCGGGGCTCGACACCTCGACCGGTACGAAGGGAGGAGCCAAGTGA
- a CDS encoding MCE family protein produces the protein MAAGMNATMRRWAVPLVIALLVLATGITLLSRGSGDRTLTAHFPRTISIYTGSDVRVLGVPVGKVDKVTPDGTDVIVTMHYDKDVKVPQDAQAVIVAPSVVGDRYVQLTPVYTSGPTLKDGAVLQTDRTAVPLELDQIYGSLDQLVTALGPNGANKEGALTDLLQQTAANFGGQGEQVHQTIGDLSQLTKTLDDNKDALFGSASQLETFVNKLAQNDGTVRDFNTALSGVSSTLADERTDLAASLHNLQVALGKVADFVKTNKDALGSNLKGLNQVLGTVVKNRDNLNEILKAAPVALSNLYLAYNPDVGTLDTNANLGELAHQLTTNPAQVLCTLTDQLPSGKSLCSLVDKILPRSAALGNGLSGAGTGSSYGVKSDPTLGGLVTAAGGSR, from the coding sequence ATGGCTGCCGGGATGAATGCCACCATGCGCCGCTGGGCGGTGCCGCTCGTCATCGCGCTGCTCGTGCTGGCGACGGGCATCACGCTGCTCTCCCGCGGCAGCGGCGACCGCACCCTGACCGCTCACTTCCCGCGGACCATCTCCATCTACACGGGCAGCGACGTGCGCGTGCTCGGAGTGCCGGTGGGCAAGGTCGACAAGGTGACCCCCGACGGGACCGACGTGATCGTGACGATGCACTACGACAAGGACGTCAAGGTGCCGCAGGACGCCCAGGCGGTCATCGTCGCGCCGTCGGTCGTCGGCGACCGCTACGTCCAGCTCACGCCGGTCTACACCTCCGGGCCGACGCTCAAGGACGGCGCGGTGCTCCAGACCGACCGCACCGCCGTACCGCTGGAGCTCGACCAGATCTACGGCAGTCTCGACCAGCTGGTCACCGCGCTGGGCCCCAACGGTGCCAACAAGGAGGGCGCCCTGACCGACCTGCTGCAGCAGACCGCCGCCAACTTCGGTGGACAGGGCGAGCAGGTGCACCAGACCATCGGGGACCTCTCCCAGCTGACCAAGACCCTCGACGACAACAAGGACGCGCTGTTCGGCTCCGCGAGCCAGCTGGAGACGTTCGTCAACAAGCTGGCGCAGAACGACGGCACCGTGCGTGACTTCAACACCGCCCTGTCCGGCGTGTCCTCGACGCTGGCCGACGAGCGCACGGACCTGGCCGCGTCGCTGCACAACCTCCAGGTGGCGCTGGGCAAGGTCGCCGACTTCGTCAAGACGAACAAGGATGCGCTGGGCAGCAACCTCAAGGGTCTCAACCAGGTCCTCGGGACCGTGGTGAAGAACCGCGACAACCTCAACGAGATCCTCAAGGCGGCGCCGGTCGCGCTGTCGAACCTCTACCTCGCCTACAACCCCGACGTCGGCACCCTCGACACCAACGCCAACCTCGGCGAGCTCGCCCACCAGCTGACCACCAACCCGGCGCAGGTGCTGTGCACCCTCACCGACCAGCTCCCCAGCGGCAAGAGCCTGTGCAGCCTTGTCGACAAGATCCTGCCGCGCAGCGCCGCCCTCGGGAACGGGCTGAGCGGAGCAGGCACCGGCTCGTCGTACGGCGTGAAGTCGGACCCGACCCTGGGCGGCCTCGTGACCGCGGCGGGGGGTTCCCGATGA
- the rplJ gene encoding 50S ribosomal protein L10, producing the protein MARADKQAAVAEIAEEFSASNGAVLTEYRGLTVKELKDLRRSLGANANYAVVKNTLTKIAAKQSGIEGFDDLLNGPTAVAFIKGDVVEAAKGLRDFAKANPALVIKGGIYEGKLLDAKEVAKLADLESREVLLAKLAGAMQASLAQALYVFNALPSKAAQLAAALQEKAANDPSILAGGAAPADAAEETTEA; encoded by the coding sequence ATGGCGCGGGCAGACAAGCAGGCCGCCGTTGCCGAGATCGCTGAGGAGTTCAGCGCCTCGAACGGTGCCGTGCTGACCGAGTACCGCGGTCTCACCGTGAAGGAGCTGAAGGACCTCCGTCGCTCCCTCGGTGCGAACGCCAACTACGCCGTGGTCAAGAACACGCTGACCAAGATCGCCGCCAAGCAGAGCGGCATCGAGGGTTTCGACGACCTCCTGAACGGCCCCACCGCCGTCGCCTTCATCAAGGGCGACGTCGTCGAGGCTGCGAAGGGTCTGCGTGACTTTGCCAAGGCGAACCCCGCTCTTGTGATCAAGGGCGGGATCTACGAGGGCAAGCTGCTCGACGCGAAGGAGGTCGCCAAGCTGGCCGACCTCGAGTCGCGCGAGGTCCTGCTTGCCAAGCTTGCGGGCGCCATGCAGGCGTCGCTGGCGCAGGCGCTCTACGTCTTCAACGCCCTCCCCTCGAAGGCCGCGCAGCTGGCTGCCGCCCTTCAGGAGAAGGCAGCGAACGACCCCTCGATCCTCGCAGGTGGTGCGGCCCCGGCCGACGCCGCCGAGGAGACCACCGAGGCCTGA